A genomic region of Metopolophium dirhodum isolate CAU chromosome 1, ASM1992520v1, whole genome shotgun sequence contains the following coding sequences:
- the LOC132934349 gene encoding uncharacterized protein LOC132934349 isoform X2 has translation MKRKWLQIFGIDRCHDWQRICSDHFLEENYKPGKKRFLFSNTIPQPYDRNGFNSNYATQRNDVETGNNVILPMEQNIIKEEHVGYAFINNFKLPRRSSRLIRNNEDMSNKNMPDHTLGSGLRCSVKNCFNWFSKNLSLFGYPKNFKLRKKWIEKCGVKKDPAKIVISGTRVCRTHFKLDCFKNPELKNRLKPGAVPSLFLDNAPNALPVSINEVPVLSTCEDQFISPIDNEAAEQSSEKKNNNVKDNADDTSMTTDDSSNNSLSITLEPIEKRTSQCIIMDVCNTEDFTRDEHGFIFEISKEVVLPSVYWKSEHLNTHNAKGFYQQDTNDVTVKTVNFYNNLVPTIQIYGKKYEIMN, from the exons ATGAAAAGAAAATGGCTTCAAATTTTTGGAATTGATCGTTGTCATGATTGGCAACGTATATGCAGTGATCATTTTTTAGAAGAAAACTATAAGCCAGGAAAAAagcgatttttattttcaaatactattCCTCAACCTTATGATCGAAATGGTTTTAATTCTAA ttatgcTACTCAAAGAAATGATGTTGAAACTGGTAATAATGTCATTTTACCaatggaacaaaatattattaa AGAGGAACATGTTGGATatgcttttataaataattttaaattaccaagACGGTCATCTAGACTTATTAGAAACAACGAGGATatgagtaataaaaatatgccg gacCATACTTTAGGATCTGGATTACGATGTTCCGTTAAAAACTGCTTTAACTGGTTTTCAAAGAATCTTAGTCTCTTTGGCTATCCAAAAAATTTCAAGCTAAGAAAAAAGTGGATAGAAAAATGTGGAGTAAAAAAAGATCCTGCTAAAATAGTTATAAGTGGAACAAGAGTTTGTAGAACTCATTTTAAACTCGATTGTTTCAAGAATCCTGAATTAAAGAACAGATTAAAACCAGGCGCGGTTCCATCATTATTTTTAGACAatg cACCTAATGCTTTGCCAGTGTCAATTAATGAGGTGCCTGTATTAAGTACATGTGAAGATCAGTTTATAAGTCCAATAGATAATGAAGCTGCTGAACAAtcgtcagaaaaaaaaaataacaacgtaAAAG ATAATGCAGATGATACTTCCATGACAACTGATGATTCATCTAACAATTCATTGTCCATTACTTTGGAACCAATTGAGAAAAGAACCtcacaatgtattataatggaTGTTTGCAATACTGAAGATTTTACAAGGGATGAACACgggtttatttttgaaatatctaaGGAAGTTGTACTTCCTAGTGTATATTGGAAGAGTGAACATCTTAATACACATAATGCAAAAGGGTTTTATCAACAAGACACTAATGATGTAACTGTGAAgacagttaatttttataataaccttGTGccaactatacaaatatatggcAAGAAATAcgaaattatgaattaa
- the LOC132934349 gene encoding uncharacterized protein LOC132934349 isoform X1, with translation MHKCRVCFNTYNNTKVNRPGVIYHGIPKNEYMKRKWLQIFGIDRCHDWQRICSDHFLEENYKPGKKRFLFSNTIPQPYDRNGFNSNYATQRNDVETGNNVILPMEQNIIKEEHVGYAFINNFKLPRRSSRLIRNNEDMSNKNMPDHTLGSGLRCSVKNCFNWFSKNLSLFGYPKNFKLRKKWIEKCGVKKDPAKIVISGTRVCRTHFKLDCFKNPELKNRLKPGAVPSLFLDNAPNALPVSINEVPVLSTCEDQFISPIDNEAAEQSSEKKNNNVKDNADDTSMTTDDSSNNSLSITLEPIEKRTSQCIIMDVCNTEDFTRDEHGFIFEISKEVVLPSVYWKSEHLNTHNAKGFYQQDTNDVTVKTVNFYNNLVPTIQIYGKKYEIMN, from the exons atgcataagtgTAGAGTGTgctttaatacatataataacacCAAGGTCAATCGTCCAGGAGTTatttatcatgg aatTCCCAAAAATGAATACATGAAAAGAAAATGGCTTCAAATTTTTGGAATTGATCGTTGTCATGATTGGCAACGTATATGCAGTGATCATTTTTTAGAAGAAAACTATAAGCCAGGAAAAAagcgatttttattttcaaatactattCCTCAACCTTATGATCGAAATGGTTTTAATTCTAA ttatgcTACTCAAAGAAATGATGTTGAAACTGGTAATAATGTCATTTTACCaatggaacaaaatattattaa AGAGGAACATGTTGGATatgcttttataaataattttaaattaccaagACGGTCATCTAGACTTATTAGAAACAACGAGGATatgagtaataaaaatatgccg gacCATACTTTAGGATCTGGATTACGATGTTCCGTTAAAAACTGCTTTAACTGGTTTTCAAAGAATCTTAGTCTCTTTGGCTATCCAAAAAATTTCAAGCTAAGAAAAAAGTGGATAGAAAAATGTGGAGTAAAAAAAGATCCTGCTAAAATAGTTATAAGTGGAACAAGAGTTTGTAGAACTCATTTTAAACTCGATTGTTTCAAGAATCCTGAATTAAAGAACAGATTAAAACCAGGCGCGGTTCCATCATTATTTTTAGACAatg cACCTAATGCTTTGCCAGTGTCAATTAATGAGGTGCCTGTATTAAGTACATGTGAAGATCAGTTTATAAGTCCAATAGATAATGAAGCTGCTGAACAAtcgtcagaaaaaaaaaataacaacgtaAAAG ATAATGCAGATGATACTTCCATGACAACTGATGATTCATCTAACAATTCATTGTCCATTACTTTGGAACCAATTGAGAAAAGAACCtcacaatgtattataatggaTGTTTGCAATACTGAAGATTTTACAAGGGATGAACACgggtttatttttgaaatatctaaGGAAGTTGTACTTCCTAGTGTATATTGGAAGAGTGAACATCTTAATACACATAATGCAAAAGGGTTTTATCAACAAGACACTAATGATGTAACTGTGAAgacagttaatttttataataaccttGTGccaactatacaaatatatggcAAGAAATAcgaaattatgaattaa
- the LOC132953613 gene encoding protein grindelwald, with translation MWHQSMGLTMRKICGELECPEYYMCQSHDLQCYPCHSYCNQSSHNFDAHICERQCQDYIHDYIKHYVKAEEIQDSLQEKEILQFLLICVMVLIIITLVLISIMTVLICNRKRLVWTIENEGEISSLTNKTDFSKLKDNEVSLENETVDNPMTMMAVPTRYMTPSSSNKFPCEDITLETQDFTGYDNLGMWKVSPELCSKL, from the exons ATGTGGCATCAGTCAATGGGCTTGACAATGAGGAAGATATGCGGTGAGCTTGAGTGCCCCGAGTACTACATGTGCCAGAGCCACGATCTCCAGTGTTACCCGTGTCATTCGTACTGCAACCAGTCATCGCACAACTTCGACGCCCATATATGCGAACGGCAGTGCCAAG atTACATACATGACTACATTAAGCATTACGTTAAAGCTGAGGAAATCCAAG ATTCACTTCAGGAAAAGGAGATCCTGCAGTTTTTGTTGATTTGTGTTATGGTGTTGATAATCATTACGCTCGTCTTAATATCTATCATGACGGTGCTTATATGTAACCGCAAGAGGTTAGTGTGGACGATTGAGAACGAAGGCGAAATTTCATCTTTAACAAATAAAACGGACTTTTCAAAG ctaaaa GATAATGAGGTGAGCTTGGAGAACGAGACTGTGGACAACCCGATGACGATGATGGCCGTGCCGACCAGATACATGACTCCCTCGTCATCGAACAAGTTTCCCTGCGAGGATATCACACTTGAGACCCAGGATTTTACCGGGTATGACAACCTAGGGATGTGGAAAGTATCCCCCGAACTCTGTAGCAAACTGtaa
- the LOC132953612 gene encoding zinc finger MYM-type protein 1-like, which translates to MSDKKKYLSGYQKRKKKNDIQEKMSKIPKINAFFSTTPAVVPRIGKIDLKSNSILCTNTNDSSIPENDSNYKEENEQNVLNLTLTNPTDRAHFDEEVENSDIKRSIISFGPFLDKAYCESCWLFANRKSTSFKSEWINGIDDWKHLSQSIKRHEISIQHLESTNMRIIWVKNRTIDKEIEIQYNPILNNLVSNPKQKIKYLSPFIQNELIEILANKVREIICDDIKKSCGFSIILDSTQDIKKVDQVSIIIRYVLVNYENKKIEIKESFLGFFVLDKHNAVDYANLLRQTLLTFGLSINKCFGQGYDGAAVMSGKHSGVQTLIRSDFPNAVYVHCCAHNLNLVISDAAKSSSKVQTFFNTVQDVYNFFSVSAPRWALLALGKEVESKIQKKTLKRVCPTRWEARHDSVFALKERYLDIIKALTHILLTSHKSDETNLGGSLKKKLESAEFVLILCFWERILRSLNVVSKTLQLMNFNIEFAVVQLDSAIKDLTDLRSNYNNIVEDAKNLCVSWKIPFNFNCKRERFAVRYHKEVDCDRRLSITEDNFKVKVFYPALDTALFELKERFKGLKTISDEFSFLKPINLTTIEEQIIIKASYDLHIKYKNELSSDITNQLLCLRNFLCVNNSTSVLHNIKDLTVY; encoded by the exons AtgtctgataaaaaaaaatatttgagtggataccaaaaacgaaaaaagaagAATGATATTCAAgagaaaatgtcaaaaataccgAAAATCAACGCATTTTTTTCTACAACTCCTGCTGTTGTTCCTAGAATAG gaaaaattgatttaaagtCAAACTCAATATTGTGCACCAATACCAATGATTCAAGTATACCTGAAAATGATAGTAATTATAAAGAAGAAAATG AACAAAATGTATTGAATCTTACTTTGACTAATCCAACTGATCGTGCACACTTTGATGAAGAAGTAGAGAACAGTGACATTAAAAGAAGCATTATATCATTTGGTCCAT TTTTAGATAAAGCTTATTGTGAATCATGCTGGTTGTTTGCTAATAGAAAAAGTACTTCTTTTAAGTCTGAATGGATAAATGGAATCGATGATTGGAAACATTTATCACAAAGCATTAAACGTCATGAAATATCAATTCAACACTTAGAGTCAACAAATATGAGGATCATATGGGTGAAAAATAGAACGATAGATAAGGAAATAGAAATACAATATA atccaattttaaataatctagtGAGTAATCCTAAACAAAAAATCAAGTACTTAAGTCCATTTATTCAAAATGAGTTAATTGAAATATTGGCTAATAAAGTTCGTGAAATTATTTGTGATGACATCAAAAAATCTTGTGGTTTTTCAATAATACTGGATTCTACTCAAGATATTAAAAAAGTTGATCAAGTGAGTATTATCATACGTTATGTATTAGTTAACTATGAAAACaagaaaattgaaatcaaaGAATCGTTTTTGGGATTTTTTGTACTTGATAAACATAATGCTGTTGACTATGCAAACCTTTTACGTCAAACATTATTGACATTTGGTCTTAGTATTAATAAGTGTTTCGGGCAAGGGTATGATGGTGCTGCAGTTATGAGCGGAAAGCACTCAGGTGTTCAAACTTTAATTCGATCTGATTTTCCCAATGCTGTATATGTACACTGTTGTGCTCATAACCTCAATTTAGTGATCTCAGATGCGGCAAAAAGCTCTAGTAAAGTTcagacattttttaatacagttcAAGACGTTTACAACTTTTTTAGTGTAAGTGCACCTAGATGGGCTTTACTAGCTTTAGGGAAAGAAGTtgaatcaaaaatacaaaagaaaacctTAAAGAGAGTTTGCCCAACACGATGGGAAGCACGCCACGACTCTGTATTTGCATTAAAGGAACGTTATTTGGACATAATCAAAGCACTTACTCATATTCTACTTACGTCTCATAAATCTGATGAAACAAATTTAGGTGGTTCCTTGAAAAAGAAGCTCGAATCAGCTgagtttgtattaattttatgtttttgggaACGAATATTACGATCATTAAATGTAGTGTCTAAAACTCTCCAGTTAATGAATTTCAACATAGAATTTGCTGTTGTTCAACTTGATAGTGCCATTAAAGATTTAACTGATTTACgatctaattataataatatagtagaagATGCCAAAAATCTTTGTGTTTCATGGAAAATACCTTTCAACTTCAATTGTAAACGTGAAAGATTTGCTGTTAGGTATCACAAAGAAGTTGATTGTGACCGAAGACTTTCTATAACCGAAgacaattttaaagttaaagtaTTTTATCCCGCACTGGACACGGCATTGTTTGAGCTTAAAGAAAGGTTTAAAGGTCTTAAAACAATAAGTGATgagttttcttttttaaaaccaataaatctTACTACAATAGaggaacaaattataattaaagcgTCCTACGATTTACACATAAAGTATAAGAATGAGTTAAGTTCAGATATTACAAATCAACTTTTGTGTTTAAGAAATTTTCTTTGTGTTAATAACTCAACATCTgtgttgcataatattaaagaCCTAACAGTTTATTGA